In a single window of the Mustela nigripes isolate SB6536 chromosome 17, MUSNIG.SB6536, whole genome shotgun sequence genome:
- the LOC132004979 gene encoding collagen alpha-1(I) chain-like, which translates to MPARGTAAACAHAPPGAEPRLRERGGARRARPRAGATPPRPVGHARRRARRGPAPRGPAAPGRLGVSGRGRAPGRGSGKTHRRRLQLARRQPPPDRRRVRPSTAPPAANRPTPSPCAPGSRRRAPGPRDRRPEEPEVVPREPPHDGPRIPPDALPPPPPQDGLSTHRGPPGLPRMSPRTPWRFAPDPRHSSGGCPESASTAAARTRQGGARASPGQRGGFVQRSGPGEAGEKPEVCPSDSATRRALASSRAAMRGKSGCGPRHALRPRRQRSSVALVTLLTATQGTCVPEGAAQPERLFFRDGTRNIADSPVEPRPLRGSGHRTARPSAAASGLCEVTNATPRGGPRPEGNRGHRRRPREDEPPLTPRLRPGRPRGAEMPAPLSRPRGRRSGRVRVRVRVRARGHPPADTGVRPADRAPADTGLRTGGPADTGVRPADRAPADTGVRPADRAAAPQRRGGRGPRTVPRALARDPQAPEAVSGGRPGAAAHALDGDRGARGRATRSPRTRGGSAPRPCFRAERSRPRHTERAHEGRGVRQSSRATRDFGAGTAGAPSPPSRGRSRTWAPVPRPARLRTADAWLRMRAASLPPRPPWRRRQPALAPPLGTPRRSPDAAAG; encoded by the exons ATGCCGGCGCGAGGGACGGCCGCCGCCTGTGCGCACGCGCCGCCGGGAGCCGAGCCCCGCCTCCGCGAGCGGGGCGGGGCGCGCCGGGCCCGCCCACGAGCCGGGGCCACGCCCCCGCGCCCCGTCGGCCACGCCCGCCGCCGCGCGCGCAGAGGGCCCGCTCCCCGCGGCCCAGCCGCCCCCGGACGCCTTGGGGTCTCGGGCCGGGGTCGCGCGCCTGGGCGCGGCTCGGGGAAGACTCACCGGCGGCGGCTCCAGCTCGCACGACGGCAGCCCCCTCCCGACCGGCGACGTGTGCGACCGAGCACAGCCCCGCCTGCAGCGAACCGGCCGACGCCCTCCCCCTGCGCTCCGGGGTCGCGGCGCCGTGCGCCCGGCCCGCGTGACCGACGGCCCGAGGAGCCCGAGGTTGTCCCCCGAGAGCCCCCCCACGACGGCCCGAGGATCCCACCGGAcgctctccccccaccacccccccaggACGGCCTGAGCACCCACCGAGGTCCCCCGGGACTCCCCAGAATGTCCCCGAGGACCCCCTGGAGGTTCGCCCCCGACCCGCGGCACTCCTCCGGAGGATGTCCCGAGAGCGCTAGCACCGCAGCCGCGAGGACTAGGCAGGGTGGCGCCCGGGCCAGTCCAGGGCAGCGGGGCGGGTTTGTCCAGCGCTCCGGACCTGGCGAAGCCGGAGAGAAGCCCGAAGTCTGCCCGTCGGACTCTGCGACCCGACGTGCCCTCGCTTCCTCCCGCGCTGCAATGAGGGGGAAATCGGGCTGTGGACCAAGACACGCGCTCCGGCCTCGTCGCCAGCGGTCTTCGGTGGCCCTGGTGACCTTGCTGACTGCGACCCAGGGCACGTGTGTCCCAGAAGGCGCGGCCCAACCGGAGAGACTGT TTTTCAGGGACGGAACACGAAACATTGCAGACAGCCCCGTGGAACCCAGGCCCCTCCGCGGCTCCGGGCACCGGACAGCGCGGCCCAGCGCGGCCGCCTCGGGGCTGTGCGAGGTGACGAACGCGACCCCGCGGGGAGGACCGCGGCCGGAGGGGAACCGCGGACACCGCCGTCGGCCGCGGGAGGACGAGCCGCCGCTGACCCCGCGGCTCCGGCCGGGGCGTCCCCGCGGGGCCGAAATGCCGGCCCCGCTGTCCCGGCCCCGAGGACGACGTTCCGGACGCGTGCGGGTGCGGGTGCGGGTGCGGGCGCGCGGACACCCGCCAGCGGACACCGGCGTGCGGCCTGCGGACCGGGCGCCAGCGGACACCGGCCTGCGGACCGGGGGGCCGGCGGACACCGGCGTGCGGCCTGCGGACCGGGCGCCTGCGGACACCGGCGTGCGGCCTGCGGACCGGGCGGCGGCCCCACAGCGGCGCGGCGGCCGAGGGCCCCGCACGGTCCCCCGCGCGCTCGCCCGCGACCCCCAGGCTCCGGAGGCCGTGAGCGGGGGCCGCCCGGGAGCCGCTGCCCACGCGCTCGACGGCGACCGGGGCGCACGCGGACGAGCGACCCGCAGCCCCCGGACCCGCGGCGGGAGCGCGCCACGGCCGTGCTTTCGGGCTGAGCGTTCTCGGCCTCGGCACACGGAGCGGGCGCACGAGGGACGCGGGGTCCGCCAGAGCAGCCGGGCCACGCGGGACTTCGGCGCGGGGACGGCGGgagcccccagcccaccctcccGCGGGCGCTCCCGGACCTGGGCGCCGGTCCCCCGGCCCGCGCGCCTGCGCACCGCGGACGCCTGGCTGCGCATGCGCGCGGCCTCGCTTCCGCCACGCCCGCCATGGCGGCGGAGGCAGCCGGCCTTGGCCCCGCCCCTCGGGACGCCGCGCCGGTCACCTGACGCGGCTGCGGGCTGA